One window from the genome of Candidatus Polarisedimenticolaceae bacterium encodes:
- a CDS encoding 2-oxoacid:acceptor oxidoreductase subunit alpha, translated as MSTSTTDSAHPKHHVEKVDRVVIRFAGDSGDGMQLTGTQFTATAAAVGNDLATFPDYPAEIRAPAGTIPGVSGFQVNFSSEDIFTPGDAPDVLVAMNPAALKVNVKDLKPNGIIIVNTDSFKDTDLAKAGYHKNPLEDGSLAAFRVHPVEITRLTRTALKDTGLPQRIQDRCKNFFALGMMYYLYNRSMEVSLKWIDDKFGKTPDMAEANKLSLKAGYAYCEATELFQATYEVPAAKLKAGTYRNIAGNQALALGFVTAAKKAGVPLFLGSYPITPASDILHELSGFKHYGVTTFQAEDEIAAIGAAIGASFAGQIGLTTTSGPGMALKMEFIGLAIMTELPLVIVNIQRGGPSTGLPTKTEQADLFQAVFGRPGEAPLIVLAAKSPSDCFELAYEAVRLATKHMTPVILLSDGFIANGAEPWRLPKLSDLPPITVNYRRDPDGFFPYLRDPETLARPWALPGTPGLEHRIGGLEKADGVGNISYDPANHERMIHLRAEKVNRVAKDFPPAEVEGDQDGLLVIGWGSTWGAITGAVRRARAEGRKVGHLHLRHLNPFPENLGEVLSHYDRVLVPEINLGQLAFILRGTFLKDVTPMTKVQGQPYRESEILDRIREMTPEGAIR; from the coding sequence GTGAGCACCTCCACCACCGATTCCGCGCATCCCAAACACCACGTCGAGAAGGTCGACCGCGTCGTCATCCGTTTCGCGGGAGACTCCGGCGACGGGATGCAGCTGACGGGGACCCAGTTCACCGCGACGGCCGCCGCCGTCGGAAACGATCTCGCGACCTTCCCGGACTACCCCGCCGAGATCCGCGCGCCGGCCGGGACGATCCCCGGGGTCTCGGGGTTCCAGGTGAACTTCTCCTCCGAGGACATCTTCACCCCGGGCGACGCCCCCGACGTGCTGGTGGCGATGAACCCCGCCGCGCTCAAGGTCAACGTCAAGGACCTGAAGCCCAACGGGATCATCATCGTGAACACCGACAGCTTCAAGGACACCGATCTCGCGAAGGCCGGCTACCACAAGAACCCGCTCGAGGACGGCTCGCTCGCCGCGTTCCGCGTCCACCCCGTGGAGATCACGCGCCTGACGCGCACGGCCCTCAAGGACACGGGGCTTCCCCAGCGCATCCAGGACCGCTGCAAGAACTTCTTCGCGCTCGGGATGATGTACTACCTCTACAACCGGTCGATGGAAGTGTCCCTGAAGTGGATCGACGACAAGTTCGGGAAGACGCCGGACATGGCCGAGGCGAACAAGCTCTCCCTCAAGGCCGGCTACGCCTACTGCGAGGCGACCGAATTGTTCCAGGCGACCTACGAGGTCCCCGCCGCCAAGCTCAAGGCCGGCACGTACCGCAACATCGCCGGGAACCAGGCGCTCGCCCTCGGGTTCGTGACCGCCGCGAAGAAGGCGGGGGTCCCGCTGTTCCTCGGCTCGTACCCGATCACCCCGGCATCGGACATCCTCCACGAGTTGTCGGGATTCAAGCACTACGGCGTCACGACCTTCCAGGCGGAGGACGAGATCGCAGCCATCGGCGCCGCCATCGGCGCGTCGTTCGCGGGGCAGATCGGCCTCACGACGACCTCCGGACCCGGGATGGCGCTCAAGATGGAGTTCATCGGTCTCGCGATCATGACCGAGCTCCCGCTCGTGATCGTGAACATCCAGCGCGGAGGCCCCTCGACGGGCCTTCCGACCAAGACCGAGCAGGCCGACCTCTTCCAGGCGGTCTTCGGTCGCCCCGGAGAGGCTCCGCTGATCGTCCTCGCGGCGAAGTCCCCCTCCGACTGCTTCGAGCTCGCCTACGAGGCGGTCCGCCTCGCGACCAAGCACATGACCCCGGTGATCCTCCTGTCGGACGGGTTCATCGCGAACGGCGCCGAGCCGTGGCGCCTTCCGAAGCTCTCGGACCTCCCGCCGATCACCGTCAACTACCGCCGCGATCCCGACGGGTTCTTCCCGTACCTGCGCGACCCCGAGACGCTCGCCCGCCCGTGGGCGCTTCCGGGGACCCCGGGCCTCGAGCATCGGATCGGCGGCCTCGAGAAGGCCGACGGCGTCGGGAACATCTCCTACGACCCCGCCAATCACGAGAGGATGATCCACCTGCGCGCCGAGAAGGTGAACCGCGTCGCGAAGGACTTCCCGCCAGCCGAGGTGGAAGGGGACCAGGACGGCCTGCTCGTGATCGGCTGGGGGTCGACGTGGGGCGCGATCACCGGCGCCGTCCGCCGCGCCCGCGCCGAGGGGCGCAAGGTCGGCCACCTGCACCTGCGCCACCTCAACCCGTTCCCCGAGAACCTCGGCGAGGTCCTCTCGCACTACGACAGGGTCCTCGTCCCCGAGATCAACCTCGGCCAGCTCGCCTTCATCCTCCGCGGCACGTTCCTGAAGGACGTCACCCCGATGACGAAGGTCCAGGGGCAGCCCTACCGCGAGAGCGAGATCCTCGACCGCATCCGGGAAATGACTCCGGAAGGAGCGATCCGATGA
- a CDS encoding tetratricopeptide repeat protein, translated as MTGEPLRPPTASASRGDVGRGDPSPVPRLEAHAVAARSRLMEQVARGPDMDLLEAALWIAAEEYPGLDVEREMRRVDTLGGEAARRVVARANPFARVDAVREFLFEELRFQGNSESYDDPRNSYLNEVLDRRLGIPLTLSLLYLEVAARAGLIVRGVALPGHFVVRVDEQGRTVFVDPFHAGAIITEEDCRDLVFRTTGRVALFRRDILEGASGSQMLSRLLLNLKRIHLAQGSYDKALGCVERLLVVQPDDAREIRDRGLLLAHMGRPTAAIADLEHYLARVPQAPDADSVRGRLAWLMRKLTDVS; from the coding sequence GTGACCGGCGAGCCGCTGCGCCCCCCGACCGCGTCGGCGTCCCGAGGGGACGTCGGCCGGGGGGACCCGTCGCCGGTTCCCAGGCTGGAGGCGCACGCCGTCGCCGCTCGCTCCCGGCTGATGGAGCAGGTGGCGCGGGGCCCCGACATGGACCTCCTCGAGGCCGCGTTGTGGATCGCGGCCGAGGAGTACCCCGGCCTCGACGTCGAGCGGGAGATGCGGCGGGTGGACACGCTCGGCGGCGAGGCGGCGCGTCGGGTGGTCGCCCGCGCGAACCCCTTCGCCCGCGTCGACGCGGTCCGCGAGTTCCTCTTCGAGGAGCTTCGCTTCCAGGGGAACTCGGAGTCGTACGACGACCCGAGGAACTCCTACCTCAACGAGGTCCTCGACCGCCGGCTCGGGATCCCGCTCACGCTCTCCCTGCTCTACCTCGAGGTCGCCGCCCGCGCGGGGCTCATCGTGCGTGGCGTGGCCCTCCCCGGGCACTTCGTCGTCCGCGTCGACGAGCAGGGCCGGACGGTGTTCGTCGACCCGTTCCACGCCGGCGCGATCATCACCGAGGAGGACTGCCGCGACCTGGTCTTCCGGACGACCGGCCGGGTCGCGCTGTTCCGCCGGGACATCCTCGAAGGGGCCTCGGGGTCGCAGATGCTCTCGCGCCTCCTGCTGAACCTGAAGCGGATCCACCTCGCGCAGGGGAGTTACGACAAGGCCCTCGGATGCGTCGAGAGGCTGCTCGTCGTCCAGCCCGACGACGCCCGCGAGATCCGCGACCGCGGGTTGCTCCTGGCCCACATGGGGCGCCCCACCGCCGCCATCGCCGACCTGGAGCACTACCTCGCCCGGGTTCCCCAGGCCCCCGACGCCGATTCCGTGCGCGGGCGGCTCGCGTGGCTCATGAGGAAATTGACCGACGTCAGTTGA